The following are encoded in a window of Anoplopoma fimbria isolate UVic2021 breed Golden Eagle Sablefish chromosome 3, Afim_UVic_2022, whole genome shotgun sequence genomic DNA:
- the fndc7a gene encoding fibronectin type III domain-containing protein 7 → MSCYKHDTPESLTKMPELHCITLSVFTVTSKSITVQWSSYSDASSYKITATPKNSPGRSVFTQFSGNSVMGSVISLSPNTVYTMQLEAMDNALNVLSSAKTEETTAPEIPSIQQVYSKHSDSITVEFTEVSGATSYILRAQSKTGDFFSETMVSSSPGTVVELQPYTDYKLSVMSINSGGRSQPSYPIEARTVVMAPKLNTTSPDNSTILVTWPPVKKAVLYMLCIIREGSNSRVKLNTTDTMVTFDGLEAGTTYCIKGTAWDSKGRAGDDLTVCQITRPPSPDVTYVQVTQGRSLGIAVYWVLVQGAENYMAWTTTGQNCTATANSYCSIIPVECGQNHSVAVVAFNSAGPSNPSQPADYITYPCPPENIWVEEPVAGNCSVVWDDVPLVEHYVAFIKRDDGTEKSCNTTGTRCPFSCMCGYTYLTTVFPYNQAGSSPYAQVRNYTTIPCCPQDVSIKLVSTETLEIMWPSVKGAELYETTAAQTNDVIHCNDTAPVCALSDLRCNTAYSVTVTPCSELRGCNRTCAPRTHETAPCAPEILNVTQTNNSTFTVLFTTPNNPKTNYTITAVGRYGTQSCQSRNNSCELTQLPCGSTYEVMAVATTTVGRSLPGFSKTLETGPCCPMYVNVTQVTQAMTNVTWSPSSGARSYITALTSSRGHAKCHTLDNHCLMGCITCGTNYSVNLEAFSSTGHKSECKYRGFSSSACCPTNVKLYRRDNNSLRVYWRSLGVQMQNHTVELNGTAADYTCIAAAGSKYCDIQEATCGDVYTVVVAPVGQNGIKVNFCQPRRYSVLCP, encoded by the exons ATGAGCTGCTACAAGCATGACACACCTGAATCTCTGACCAAAATGCcagagttgcatt GCATCACTCTGTCAGTGTTTACGGTCACATCTAAGAGTATAACCGTGCAGTGGAGCAGCTACTCTGACGCCAGCTCCTACAAGATCACAGCAACACCCAAGAACTCCCCGGGACGATCCGTCTTCACTCAGTTCAGTGGCAACTCCGTGATGGGCTCAGTCATCTCCCTGTCACCGAACACGGTGTACACCATGCAGCTAGAAGCCATGGACAATGCTCTCAATGTCCTCAGCAGTGcaaagacagaggagacaaCAG CTCCTGAAATCCCCAGCATTCAACAGGTCTACTCCAAACACAGCGACAGCATCACTGTGGAGTTCACAGAGGTTTCCGGGGCAACAAGCTACATCCTTAGGGCTCAGTCCAAGACTGGTGATTTCTTCTCGGAGACCATGGTGAGCAGCTCCCCAGGCACTGTCGTGGAGCTCCAGCCCTACACGGACTACAAGCTGAGTGTCATGTCCATCAACTCTGGGGGGAGGAGCCAGCCCTCGTACCCCATCGAGGCCAGGACAG TGGTAATGGCGCCCAAGTTGAACACCACATCTCCTGACAACAGCACCATCCTGGTGACTTGGCCCCCGGTGAAGAAAGCCGTCCTCTACATGCTCTGCATCATCCGGGAGGGCTCCAACTCCCGCGTCAAACTGAACACCACTGACACCATGGTGACCTTTGATGGCCTTGAAGCAGGGACCACCTACTGCATCAAGGGCACAGCCTGGGACTCTAAGGGGCGAGCTGGAGACGACCTCACTGTCTGCCAGATCACAC GTCCTCCAAGCCCAGATGTGACCTACGTCCAGGTGACTCAGGGTCGGTCTCTTGGGATCGCTGTGTACTGGGTGTTAGTGCAGGGAGCAGAGAACTACATGGCCTGGACCACTACTGGCCAAAACTGTACTGCAACAGCTAATAGTTACTGTTCTATTATACCTGTGGAGTGTGGCCAGAACCACTCAGTCGCTGTCGTAGCCTTCAACAGTGCCGGCCCCAGCAACCCCTCGCAACCAGCAGACTACATCACAT ATCCGTGTCCCCCAGAGAACATCTGGGTGGAGGAACCTGTAGCAGGCAACTGCTCGGTGGTGTGGGACGATGTGCCACTGGTGGAGCACTACGTGGCTTTCATAAAGAGGGATGACGGGACTGAGAAGTCGTGTAACACCACTGGAACCAGATGCCCGTTTTCCTGCATGTGTGGCTACACCTACCTCACCACCGTCTTCCCCTACAACCAGGCCGGCTCCAGCCCTTACGCACAAGTCCGCAACTACACCACCA TCCCTTGTTGCCCACAGGATGTTAGCATAAAGCTAGTTTCTACAGAGACGCTGGAGATCATGTGGCCCTCGGTCAAAGGGGCCGAGCTCTACGAGACGACGGCGGCACAGACTAACGATGTCATCCACTGTAACGACACAGCACCAGTGTGCGCGCTGTCAGATTTGAGGTGCAACACGGCCTATTCTGTGACTGTCACACCTTGCAGCGAGTTACGAGGTTGCAACCGCACCTGTGCACCACGCACACATGAGACAG CCCCGTGCGCTCCAGAGATTCTGAATGTGACGCAGACCAACAACTCCACATTCACAGTCCTTTTCACGACCCCCAACAACCCCAAAACAAATTACACCATCACAGCTGTCGGACGCTATGGCACCCAAAGCTGCCAGTCAAGAAACAACTCCTGTGAGCTCACACAGCTGCCCTGTGGTTCAACCTATGAGGTCATGGCAGTGGCCACCACAACTGTGGGGAGAAGTCTACCTGGATTCAGTAAAACTTTGGAAACAG GTCCCTGCTGCCCCATGTATGTCAATGTGACCCAGGTGACCCAGGCTATGACCAACGTGACCTGGTCACCTAGCAGCGGAGCTCGCTCCTACATCACCGCCCTGACGTCCTCACGCGGACATGCTAAATGCCACACCCTGGACAACCACTGCCTGATGGGATGCATCACCTGTGGCACCAACTACAGCGTCAACCTGGAGGCCTTCAGCAGCACGGGACACAAGTCGGAGTGCAAATATCGCGGATTCTCATCCA GTGCCTGTTGTCCAACAAACGTCAAGCTGTACCGCAGGGACAACAACTCCCTCAGGGTGTACTGGCGATCTTTGGGCGTTCAGATGCAGAACCACACGGTCGAGCTGAACGGGACGGCAGCCGACTACACGTGCATCGCTGCCGCCGGCAGCAAGTACTGTGACATCCAGGAGGCGACGTGTGGAGACGTGTACACAGTAGTGGTGGCACCAGTGGGACAGAATGGGATCAAAGTCAACTTCTGTCAACCCAGGAGATACTCAG TTCTCTGCCCTTGA